In one Nicotiana sylvestris chromosome 8, ASM39365v2, whole genome shotgun sequence genomic region, the following are encoded:
- the LOC138875018 gene encoding uncharacterized protein, with protein sequence MGNQELQDTPISASYTGIEKEPAYCAHVEEEVDGKPWFHDIKEYLGKGEYPDLTNPTQKRTLRRLTNNFFHSGGILYRRTPDLGLLRRVNVKEASRLLEEIHAGTCGPHMNGFILAKKIL encoded by the exons atgggcaaccaagaactccaagatactcccatatctgcatcatatacaggaattgagaaagag ccagcttattgtgcccatgttgaagaagaagtagatggaaaaccttggtttcatgatattaaaGAATATTTAGGAAAAGGCGAGTACCCAGATCTtacaaatcctactcagaaacgtacacttcggaggttgaccaataatttctttcatagcggaggaatcctgtataggaggactcctgatttgggactattaaggCGTGTCAATgtaaaggaagcatccaggctactagaagaaattcacgctgggacctgtggtccgcatatgaacggttttatcttagcaaagaagatactctga